From the Caballeronia sp. NK8 genome, one window contains:
- a CDS encoding MetQ/NlpA family ABC transporter substrate-binding protein, translating into MQRRFILKFAAALLSTTMFNGVAHAEDSIKMGVTGGPHAQIMDVVKQVAAKNGLKITVVEFSDYVQPNAALAAGDLDANSYQHLPYLDAQVKDRGYKLVKVADTVTFPMGIYSKKLKSLSALGNGARVAVPNDPTNGGRALLLLQKQGLIKLRADAGLKATPLDIVENPKKLKIVELDAAQIPRSLDDVDVAAINTNFAMEAGLKPKSDAIAIEDPRGPYVNIIAIRAADKDKPWVAKLVAAYHSPEVKQFVEGKYAGAVITAW; encoded by the coding sequence ATGCAACGTCGATTCATTCTCAAATTCGCTGCCGCGCTCCTCTCCACAACGATGTTCAACGGCGTCGCGCACGCCGAGGACTCAATCAAGATGGGCGTGACGGGCGGCCCGCACGCGCAGATCATGGACGTGGTGAAGCAGGTCGCCGCGAAGAACGGTCTCAAGATCACGGTCGTCGAGTTCTCGGATTACGTGCAGCCGAACGCCGCGCTCGCCGCCGGTGATCTCGATGCGAACAGCTACCAGCATCTGCCGTATCTCGACGCGCAGGTGAAGGATCGCGGCTACAAGCTCGTCAAGGTCGCCGATACCGTGACGTTCCCGATGGGCATCTACTCGAAGAAGCTGAAGTCGTTGTCGGCGCTCGGCAACGGGGCGCGCGTCGCGGTCCCGAACGATCCGACCAACGGCGGCCGCGCGCTGCTGCTGTTGCAGAAGCAAGGCCTCATCAAGTTGCGCGCGGATGCGGGGCTCAAGGCGACGCCGCTCGATATCGTCGAGAACCCGAAGAAGCTGAAGATCGTCGAACTCGACGCCGCGCAGATTCCCCGCTCGCTTGACGACGTCGACGTCGCCGCCATCAACACCAATTTCGCGATGGAAGCGGGCCTGAAGCCGAAGTCGGACGCGATCGCGATCGAGGATCCGCGCGGCCCGTACGTGAACATCATTGCAATCCGCGCGGCCGACAAGGACAAGCCTTGGGTCGCCAAACTGGTCGCGGCGTATCACTCGCCGGAGGTGAAGCAGTTCGTCGAGGGCAAATACGCGGGAGCGGTGATTACGGCCTGGTAA
- a CDS encoding methionine ABC transporter permease: protein MLSEMFDMFVQSFWETLIMVGISGLVGAAVGLPLGVLLYLTDRDGVLQNIGVNRVLGGIVNAVRSTPFIILLVAVIPFTRLVVGSSIGTAAAVVPLTIAAAPFIARLVETALREVDRGLIEAAQAMGATTRQIVFKVLLPESLPGVVAGLTITFVSLVGYSAMAGAIGGGGLGDLGIRYGYQRFLPEVMLTVVVILIVFVQVVQSFGDWLVRRLSHK, encoded by the coding sequence ATGTTGAGTGAAATGTTCGACATGTTCGTGCAGTCGTTCTGGGAAACGCTGATCATGGTCGGCATCTCGGGTCTGGTCGGCGCGGCCGTCGGCCTGCCGCTCGGCGTGCTGCTCTATCTCACCGATCGCGACGGCGTGTTGCAGAACATCGGCGTGAATCGCGTCCTCGGCGGCATCGTCAATGCGGTGCGCTCGACGCCGTTCATCATCCTGCTCGTCGCGGTGATTCCGTTCACGCGGCTCGTCGTCGGCTCGTCGATCGGCACCGCGGCCGCGGTCGTGCCGCTGACCATCGCCGCCGCGCCGTTCATCGCGCGGCTCGTCGAAACCGCGCTGCGCGAAGTGGATCGCGGTCTGATCGAAGCCGCGCAGGCGATGGGCGCGACCACCCGTCAGATCGTCTTCAAGGTGCTGCTGCCGGAATCGCTGCCGGGCGTCGTCGCGGGCCTGACGATCACCTTCGTGTCGCTCGTCGGCTATTCGGCGATGGCAGGCGCGATCGGCGGCGGCGGCCTCGGCGATCTCGGCATCCGCTACGGCTATCAGCGCTTTCTGCCCGAAGTGATGCTCACGGTCGTCGTGATCCTGATTGTGTTCGTGCAGGTCGTGCAGTCATTCGGCGACTGGCTCGTTCGTCGTCTCAGCCATAAATAA